From Alteromonas australica, one genomic window encodes:
- a CDS encoding spondin domain-containing protein: MKRINKTIYSASLLSAAMVLSACSDNDNNDEVVVTPPQPITYTYQIDVVNLTNGQPASPIAIALHDLDMPMWAIGEPATDGLALLAESGDNSEFLAVTELLATASADDPTPPGERVSVTISINDNAATALTVAAMLGNTNDAFTGLTAMDLSQLNVGEVMTRFSLTYDAGTEANTESAMSVPGPAGGGEGPSEGREAHDFVTMHPGVVSTEGGLSSSVLTADQRFDNPILRISVMRME; this comes from the coding sequence ATGAAGCGTATTAATAAAACCATATATAGTGCCAGCCTGCTAAGTGCAGCGATGGTATTGTCAGCATGTTCTGACAACGATAACAACGATGAAGTAGTGGTGACACCACCGCAGCCCATTACCTATACGTATCAAATCGACGTGGTAAATTTAACCAATGGACAGCCTGCCTCACCCATTGCTATTGCTTTACACGACCTTGATATGCCGATGTGGGCGATTGGTGAGCCGGCTACGGACGGTTTGGCGTTGCTAGCCGAGTCTGGTGATAACAGTGAGTTTTTAGCGGTAACAGAGCTACTGGCCACAGCATCAGCAGACGATCCTACACCGCCTGGCGAACGTGTTTCAGTCACCATCAGCATTAACGACAACGCCGCGACAGCATTAACGGTGGCTGCCATGTTAGGTAACACCAATGATGCGTTCACCGGGTTGACTGCAATGGACCTATCTCAACTTAACGTTGGCGAGGTGATGACGCGTTTCAGTTTAACTTATGATGCGGGAACAGAAGCCAATACTGAATCGGCAATGTCGGTGCCAGGCCCAGCAGGCGGTGGCGAAGGCCCCAGTGAGGGGAGGGAAGCCCATGATTTTGTGACCATGCACCCGGGTGTGGTGTCAACTGAAGGGGGGTTATCGTCCTCGGTATTAACTGCAGATCAGCGATTCGATAACCCCATATTAAGAATTTCTGTAATGAGAATGGAATAA
- a CDS encoding M14 family metallopeptidase, whose amino-acid sequence MFRFSILLCAVFTLFLLPKANACEFSDVSFSADFVSGSLDSCHLNDSGEYVLTFLPEDKPINPSPWFYFSVTAKQPQSVAIVLRFDGFSPRYLPKFSRDEKHWSYLPFDTKGDGMTITLEATSTPLYIAAQKPILNDDYTSWMEKAAKQFAIQPVTLGQSIEGRDIAGFTLSKESNKEWVIFVGRQHPPEVTGAVAMFAFLEEFLTTTQNASAFLSRFNVLVVPNINPDGVYHGHWRHNLGHKDLNRDWNVFAQPETRAVKAYLDKITDAGGKIVMGMDFHSTHNNVFYTIPQTESIAPTTMVVSWLDNLQQKTKGVFKVLDKPGTSPGKGVFKQFMADVYNVHGVTYEVGDNEPDVKTRYVARHAAKTLIDVLLDTKAEDFVLNTCPAESC is encoded by the coding sequence ATGTTTCGATTTTCAATACTGCTTTGTGCAGTTTTTACGCTCTTTCTGTTACCTAAGGCTAATGCTTGTGAATTTAGTGATGTGTCCTTCTCAGCTGATTTTGTGTCAGGAAGCTTGGATAGTTGCCATTTGAATGATTCAGGAGAGTATGTACTCACTTTTTTGCCTGAGGATAAACCCATTAATCCCAGTCCTTGGTTTTACTTTAGTGTTACCGCGAAGCAACCTCAAAGTGTGGCCATCGTGTTACGCTTCGATGGCTTTTCGCCGCGCTATCTACCTAAGTTTAGTCGCGATGAAAAGCATTGGTCTTATCTGCCTTTTGATACAAAGGGAGATGGTATGACTATCACCCTTGAAGCAACCTCAACACCGCTTTACATCGCGGCACAAAAGCCCATATTGAACGATGACTATACGTCGTGGATGGAAAAGGCGGCGAAGCAATTTGCTATTCAGCCAGTCACCTTGGGTCAATCAATAGAGGGGCGGGATATAGCTGGCTTTACACTAAGCAAAGAGAGCAATAAGGAGTGGGTGATATTTGTTGGGCGACAGCATCCACCCGAAGTGACTGGCGCAGTGGCCATGTTTGCGTTTTTGGAGGAATTCTTAACGACGACCCAAAACGCCTCGGCCTTTTTGTCACGTTTTAATGTATTGGTGGTACCTAATATTAATCCCGACGGCGTTTACCATGGTCATTGGCGTCACAATTTAGGGCATAAGGATTTGAACCGCGACTGGAATGTATTTGCTCAACCGGAAACTCGGGCGGTGAAAGCTTACTTAGATAAGATTACCGATGCTGGAGGCAAAATCGTTATGGGAATGGATTTTCATTCCACCCACAATAATGTTTTTTATACTATCCCACAAACCGAATCCATCGCTCCCACCACTATGGTGGTGTCTTGGCTAGATAATCTTCAGCAGAAAACGAAAGGTGTGTTCAAGGTGCTGGATAAGCCTGGAACATCGCCGGGTAAGGGGGTATTTAAGCAATTTATGGCAGACGTTTATAACGTACACGGAGTGACCTACGAAGTTGGCGATAATGAACCCGACGTAAAAACACGCTATGTTGCGCGCCATGCAGCAAAGACGCTCATTGATGTGCTGCTTGATACTAAGGCTGAAGATTTTGTACTTAACACCTGCCCGGCAGAAAGCTGTTAA
- a CDS encoding cytochrome c1 — MKKMMCFLVFFLPGLAVAAGGSVHLDKAPIDLTDKASLQRGAQLFMNYCLGCHSMKYQRYQRSFQDLGISDELGEKYLQFTGEKVSDYITRAMPEEAAAGWFGAAPPDLTLVARVRGEDWIYTYLRSFYVDESRPFGVNNTVFPEVGMPHVLQPLQGTPTRTYEEHMVDGEKVKRYVGIKSDGTGALSPGEYDQAVADIVNFLEYTGEPAKLESHKIGKWVLAFIAVLFVFVYLLKKEYWREVH; from the coding sequence ATGAAAAAAATGATGTGCTTTTTAGTCTTCTTCCTGCCGGGCCTAGCTGTTGCTGCAGGTGGAAGCGTACATTTGGATAAAGCGCCGATTGATTTAACTGACAAGGCGTCGTTGCAACGTGGTGCTCAGTTATTCATGAACTATTGCTTGGGCTGCCACTCAATGAAGTATCAGCGCTATCAGCGTTCGTTCCAAGATTTAGGTATTTCTGACGAACTGGGTGAAAAGTATTTGCAGTTTACGGGTGAAAAAGTCTCAGACTATATCACTCGTGCTATGCCTGAAGAGGCTGCTGCTGGTTGGTTCGGTGCTGCGCCACCCGACCTTACACTCGTTGCTCGTGTTCGAGGTGAAGACTGGATTTACACTTACCTACGTTCTTTCTATGTTGATGAAAGTCGTCCGTTTGGTGTAAACAACACCGTCTTCCCAGAAGTGGGCATGCCACACGTATTACAACCTCTTCAAGGTACGCCTACCCGTACTTACGAAGAACATATGGTTGATGGTGAAAAGGTTAAGCGTTATGTGGGTATCAAATCAGATGGTACTGGCGCGCTTTCACCGGGTGAATACGACCAAGCGGTTGCAGATATTGTTAACTTCTTGGAATACACCGGTGAGCCAGCAAAACTTGAGTCTCACAAAATAGGTAAGTGGGTACTTGCCTTTATCGCTGTGTTGTTCGTCTTTGTTTACTTATTGAAGAAAGAATACTGGCGAGAAGTACACTAA
- the sspA gene encoding stringent starvation protein SspA, with product MAVAANKRSIMTLFSDTIDIYSHQARIVLAEKGVGVEISYTDPSNLPEDLLELNPYGTVPTLVDRELVLYNSHIIMEYLDERFPHPPLMPVYPVSRGQSRLMMHRIEQDWYSLAARIFRGEGDVESARNDLREALLALAPVFGEMPYFMSEEFSLVDCYLAPLLWRLPALGIELNGAGSKEINAYMNRIFSRSSFKASLTDQEREIHNPL from the coding sequence ATGGCCGTAGCCGCGAATAAACGTTCTATTATGACGTTGTTCTCTGACACAATTGATATTTATAGCCATCAGGCACGAATTGTGTTGGCAGAAAAAGGTGTGGGTGTTGAAATCAGCTACACAGATCCTAGCAACCTGCCAGAAGATCTGCTGGAGCTAAACCCTTACGGTACTGTTCCAACTCTTGTTGACCGCGAACTGGTGCTCTATAACTCGCATATCATCATGGAATATCTTGATGAGCGTTTTCCGCATCCGCCATTGATGCCGGTATACCCAGTTTCACGTGGTCAAAGTCGTCTTATGATGCACCGCATTGAACAAGATTGGTATTCACTTGCTGCACGGATTTTCCGTGGAGAAGGTGATGTTGAGTCAGCACGTAATGATTTACGCGAAGCTTTACTCGCGCTTGCACCTGTATTTGGTGAAATGCCTTACTTCATGAGCGAAGAGTTTAGTTTGGTTGATTGTTATCTTGCTCCGCTATTGTGGCGTTTACCGGCATTAGGTATTGAGTTAAACGGTGCTGGCAGCAAAGAAATTAACGCCTACATGAACCGCATTTTCTCACGCAGTTCGTTTAAAGCGTCATTAACTGACCAGGAACGAGAGATCCATAACCCACTATGA
- a CDS encoding TonB-dependent receptor: MTLPKNTTSALALCVALALGSSAHAQQINNISIQSTSLDSALLSLAEHSDIQILFSDPRIQQLSSPSLSGSMDVQDALSFLLKDTGFTFQKTSKRTYIVKPIKKQPSPAPNTESLSTTDDGGSRELQTKEASVERIQVTGSNIRGMQDTGALPVTTMSAEDIEGLGLSSGAEILAELPQQGAVNFNSERVVGGVNDARGDVSSVNLRGIGTGYTLTLLNGRRLVLHPGTQAENLVPVTTVNSNTLPVKGVKRVEVLRDGAAAIYGTDAISGVVNYVLDDKYTGGEVQAQYGSSKGTHRDQINLSGAGGWLFNDDQTHITFSGGYYHRDMVMASERDYAASSDLRNFDDLDTDFIGDTQLDNRTTTTPWGEFSSGSLGTFHLQPASYGDCSAEVNEDVCASSGSTPRDLRFDSNSQRSLSSEVDRLNLYTLVNHYINDDIEVYAEGLYYSATAKRIREQSGNLTAQRFTVAADAFYNPFGEEVTVRRYRPIDTGSRNIEVDDYSYRLLAGTRGYLGDWDFDSAVLYSKANTLDSANRINTTLFQQAVNSTDESTAYNIFSGASLTNPNTADDTEVPQSVIDSFTIDIERESETELASIDAKISRPDLFSLPAGEVGFAAGVEYRYESFFDKRSDALNGTLYFSDLVGGTSTEIASQVLGSSPTPDASGSRNVVSAFAEFAVPLIVDKPFIESLNLQIAGRYEDFSDVGSIFKPKVAMAWVMNDNAMIRGAYSGGFKAPGLPQTTAVDVARSNTRSDPVTQTSRGTLELRNGSDSLSPEESENYSFGIVLTPMKDLTLTVDWWEIQQENTVGILSSQTLILYDALLRSQGSEYENVIRDENNEIVYIRNDYTNLLPREISGVDYSVDYRFETEMGNFSVKLSAANLTKFDQGTDAITAMVLEAQDAGNEALLYEGDQVSISGTSGSLIRQNERPKWRANLSLGYAKDAWRAGLKYRYVSDVEDTSLNYTNDEGDLVNYIIDHWSTLDAYVSYRFSEDALFSGRTKLTVGMRNLTDEAPPFTDETFGYSSALHSSLGRYTYVTLNHKF; encoded by the coding sequence ATGACGTTGCCAAAAAACACAACAAGTGCATTGGCCTTGTGTGTTGCGCTTGCATTAGGTTCAAGCGCTCACGCACAGCAAATCAATAATATTTCTATTCAATCAACTTCATTAGATAGCGCGCTACTCTCTCTCGCAGAGCATAGTGACATTCAAATTCTGTTTTCTGATCCGCGAATACAGCAACTGTCATCACCTTCATTATCTGGCAGTATGGATGTCCAGGACGCACTTTCTTTTCTACTAAAAGATACAGGTTTCACTTTTCAGAAAACGTCTAAAAGAACCTACATCGTTAAGCCCATAAAAAAGCAACCTTCACCGGCCCCTAATACCGAGTCATTATCAACAACCGATGACGGTGGAAGCCGTGAATTGCAGACAAAAGAAGCAAGCGTAGAGCGTATTCAAGTGACAGGGTCGAATATCCGTGGAATGCAAGATACGGGAGCTTTGCCCGTGACAACAATGTCTGCAGAAGACATTGAAGGGTTAGGACTAAGTAGCGGTGCTGAAATTTTGGCTGAACTGCCGCAGCAGGGGGCAGTAAATTTTAATAGCGAGCGTGTGGTTGGCGGGGTTAACGACGCACGGGGCGATGTTTCTTCGGTTAACCTAAGAGGAATAGGTACAGGATATACACTCACACTACTTAACGGTAGGCGCCTTGTTTTACACCCAGGTACGCAAGCGGAAAATTTGGTGCCTGTCACCACAGTAAACTCAAATACTCTGCCAGTAAAAGGCGTGAAGCGTGTGGAAGTTTTACGTGATGGTGCTGCCGCCATTTATGGAACAGACGCTATTTCAGGCGTAGTGAACTATGTATTAGACGACAAATACACAGGCGGTGAAGTCCAAGCGCAATATGGCAGCAGCAAAGGAACCCATCGAGATCAAATTAACCTGTCAGGAGCCGGGGGCTGGTTGTTTAATGACGACCAAACTCATATCACCTTTAGTGGCGGTTACTACCACCGCGATATGGTAATGGCCAGCGAACGTGATTATGCCGCAAGTTCGGATTTACGTAATTTCGATGATCTAGACACTGATTTCATTGGTGATACGCAACTCGATAATCGAACCACGACTACCCCCTGGGGAGAGTTTTCCTCAGGTAGCTTAGGTACTTTTCATTTACAGCCGGCTAGTTATGGAGACTGCAGTGCCGAAGTTAATGAAGACGTGTGTGCATCATCAGGATCAACGCCCCGTGATTTGCGATTTGATTCGAATTCACAACGTAGCTTGAGCTCTGAAGTGGATAGATTAAACCTGTATACCCTTGTTAACCATTATATTAACGATGACATAGAGGTGTACGCGGAGGGGTTGTACTATTCTGCAACCGCAAAACGTATTCGTGAACAATCAGGCAATTTGACCGCGCAGCGTTTTACCGTGGCCGCAGACGCTTTTTACAATCCGTTTGGCGAGGAAGTCACGGTACGTCGCTATCGCCCTATAGATACGGGGTCTCGGAATATTGAAGTGGACGACTACAGTTATCGTTTACTTGCAGGCACCCGAGGCTATCTAGGAGATTGGGATTTTGATTCAGCCGTATTGTACTCGAAAGCAAACACGCTAGATTCCGCCAACCGAATTAATACCACGTTATTTCAACAAGCAGTAAACAGTACGGATGAAAGCACCGCTTACAACATATTTAGTGGGGCTAGTCTGACAAATCCCAATACGGCTGACGATACTGAGGTGCCACAAAGCGTTATTGATAGTTTTACCATTGATATTGAAAGAGAATCTGAAACAGAATTGGCCTCAATCGATGCAAAAATATCCCGCCCAGACTTATTTAGCCTCCCAGCTGGTGAAGTGGGCTTTGCCGCTGGGGTTGAATATCGTTACGAAAGCTTTTTTGATAAACGAAGCGATGCACTAAATGGGACTTTGTACTTTAGTGACCTAGTAGGAGGTACCTCAACAGAGATTGCTAGCCAAGTATTGGGGAGTAGCCCTACCCCTGATGCCAGTGGAAGTCGAAACGTCGTGTCTGCATTTGCCGAATTTGCAGTCCCTTTGATTGTCGACAAACCATTTATTGAAAGCTTGAATCTGCAGATTGCCGGTCGTTATGAGGACTTCTCTGATGTGGGCAGCATTTTTAAACCAAAGGTGGCAATGGCATGGGTGATGAATGACAACGCCATGATTCGTGGTGCATATTCTGGCGGTTTTAAAGCGCCTGGTTTGCCACAAACTACGGCCGTTGATGTGGCGCGCTCGAATACTCGCAGCGATCCTGTCACTCAGACTAGCCGAGGTACCCTTGAACTTAGGAACGGTAGCGATAGTTTAAGCCCTGAAGAAAGTGAAAACTACTCTTTTGGTATTGTACTTACGCCGATGAAAGATTTGACTCTCACTGTGGATTGGTGGGAGATTCAACAAGAAAATACCGTAGGCATTTTGAGTAGTCAGACACTGATTTTATATGATGCGCTGTTACGCAGTCAGGGAAGCGAATATGAAAATGTGATCCGCGACGAAAACAATGAAATTGTTTATATTCGAAACGATTACACCAATTTGTTACCAAGAGAAATCTCGGGTGTTGACTACAGTGTGGACTATCGATTTGAAACAGAAATGGGCAACTTTTCCGTAAAACTTAGTGCTGCAAATTTAACAAAGTTTGACCAAGGTACAGATGCTATTACCGCCATGGTGCTTGAGGCTCAAGATGCGGGTAACGAAGCGTTATTGTATGAGGGCGATCAAGTATCTATATCAGGCACAAGTGGCAGTTTAATCCGACAAAATGAGCGGCCGAAGTGGAGAGCAAATCTATCATTAGGTTATGCAAAAGATGCGTGGCGTGCAGGGCTAAAATATCGATATGTGAGCGACGTTGAAGATACCAGCTTAAATTACACTAACGATGAAGGTGATTTGGTTAATTATATTATCGATCATTGGTCAACATTAGATGCCTATGTGAGTTATCGCTTTAGTGAAGATGCGCTATTTAGCGGCCGCACTAAGTTAACCGTTGGCATGAGAAACCTCACTGATGAAGCGCCACCTTTTACTGATGAAACGTTCGGTTACAGCAGTGCTTTGCATTCTTCGTTAGGGCGTTACACCTATGTCACGCTAAATCACAAGTTTTAA
- a CDS encoding response regulator transcription factor: MILVIFSCNQQQRQIQQCLNEHGYVHDLVSTYMSAKTLLSQHYPLIIVEAKGSAACSEKITRIREQCDGSWIMAIEPEGMLTDGASYLEAGADDHLPQPFNERVFIARVRAHLRRVAIPDIQTVDTDAVNVGPFTIDSRLHSVTVNGEDVKLTAREFTLLYHLCRHPNQVFSRNQLLSAVWGYNHEGYEHTVNTHMNRLRNKLDAVISYHQAGQLLQTVWGVGYKFNSQGLANKVMSA, translated from the coding sequence ATGATTCTTGTAATATTCAGCTGTAACCAACAACAGCGGCAAATACAACAATGCTTAAACGAACACGGCTATGTGCATGACCTTGTCTCTACTTATATGTCGGCGAAAACATTGTTATCTCAGCACTACCCGCTCATTATTGTAGAAGCGAAAGGCAGTGCGGCATGCAGTGAAAAAATCACCCGTATACGTGAGCAGTGTGACGGAAGTTGGATAATGGCCATTGAACCTGAAGGTATGTTAACCGATGGCGCCAGTTATCTTGAAGCCGGCGCAGACGACCACCTTCCGCAACCCTTTAATGAACGTGTATTTATTGCCCGAGTACGTGCCCATTTAAGACGTGTCGCTATACCCGACATTCAGACAGTTGACACTGATGCGGTCAATGTTGGACCTTTCACCATTGACTCGCGCTTGCATTCGGTGACGGTAAACGGTGAAGATGTGAAGCTAACCGCCAGAGAATTTACTCTGCTGTACCATTTATGTCGTCACCCGAACCAGGTTTTTTCGCGCAATCAATTATTAAGTGCGGTGTGGGGCTACAACCACGAAGGATACGAGCATACCGTGAACACCCATATGAATCGGTTGCGCAATAAATTAGATGCTGTGATTTCTTATCATCAAGCTGGTCAGCTTCTGCAAACGGTGTGGGGAGTGGGCTACAAGTTCAACAGCCAAGGGTTAGCGAACAAAGTCATGAGCGCATAA
- a CDS encoding ClpXP protease specificity-enhancing factor — MTSMTSNQPYLLRAFYEWIVDNDLTPYIVVDATNELVDVPQEFVKDGQIVLNVSPSACVNFMLDLDGISFQARFGGQPRRLSMPCHAVMAIYARENGAGTVFTTEEEMAKNIESTPSQPQGPASLDETETPDNSDAPVPPKKGKPTLKIIK; from the coding sequence ATGACATCCATGACTTCGAATCAGCCCTATTTACTAAGGGCCTTTTACGAGTGGATAGTGGACAACGATTTAACGCCATACATTGTTGTTGATGCAACGAATGAATTGGTTGATGTGCCACAAGAGTTTGTGAAAGACGGCCAAATAGTGCTTAACGTCTCGCCTAGCGCCTGCGTTAATTTTATGCTCGATTTGGACGGCATTTCATTTCAAGCGCGTTTTGGTGGTCAACCTCGGCGTTTAAGTATGCCTTGTCATGCCGTAATGGCAATTTACGCCCGTGAAAACGGTGCAGGCACTGTATTTACTACAGAAGAAGAAATGGCGAAGAACATAGAGTCTACGCCTTCTCAGCCTCAAGGCCCAGCCTCTCTTGATGAGACAGAAACGCCTGATAATTCAGATGCGCCAGTGCCACCTAAAAAAGGTAAGCCTACGCTTAAGATTATTAAGTAA
- a CDS encoding cytochrome b, with the protein MNAFLGWIEERIPMMRVANMHALQYPAPKNMNFWYVFGFLATIVLVNQIVTGIWLTMNFVPSSEGAFASVEYIMREIDYGWIIRYMHSTGASAFFIVVYLHMFRGMIYGSYQKPRELLWVFGMFIYLALMAEAFMGYVLPWGQMSYWGAQVIVSLFGAIPVVGPDLVIWLQGDYVISGATLNRFFALHVIALPLVIVILVFLHIIALHEVGSNNPDGIAIKHKKGSLPESEKTKYEIHEYYTSKYDIADDVLPFFPHIVLKDLVAFCVFLALFTYVLFFAPEMGGKFLEHPNFEIANPLKTPEHIFPVWYFTPFYAILKAVPDKLFGVLAMFGAIAALFALPWLDRGRVKSWRYRCGLHKVNLIVFAIVFIFLGYLGGTPQENWKIIASQIATVMYFGFFVALFLYSKNEKTKPVPERIPK; encoded by the coding sequence ATGAACGCTTTCCTAGGTTGGATTGAAGAACGCATCCCAATGATGCGCGTAGCCAACATGCACGCGCTTCAATATCCGGCGCCAAAAAACATGAACTTTTGGTACGTATTCGGATTCCTAGCCACGATTGTTCTGGTGAACCAAATTGTTACTGGTATTTGGCTAACCATGAATTTCGTTCCCTCTTCAGAAGGCGCCTTTGCTTCTGTTGAATACATCATGCGTGAAATCGACTACGGTTGGATTATTCGCTATATGCACAGTACTGGCGCATCAGCGTTCTTTATTGTGGTATATCTTCACATGTTCCGTGGCATGATTTACGGCTCTTACCAGAAGCCTCGTGAGCTTCTATGGGTGTTTGGTATGTTTATTTACCTAGCGCTTATGGCAGAAGCTTTCATGGGTTATGTATTACCTTGGGGGCAAATGTCTTACTGGGGTGCACAGGTAATCGTATCACTGTTTGGTGCTATTCCTGTTGTCGGGCCTGACCTTGTTATTTGGCTTCAGGGTGACTATGTTATCTCTGGCGCTACCCTTAACCGTTTCTTCGCATTACACGTGATTGCGTTGCCACTGGTTATCGTTATTCTTGTCTTCCTTCACATCATCGCACTTCACGAAGTGGGTTCTAATAACCCAGACGGTATTGCGATTAAGCATAAGAAAGGCTCGCTGCCTGAGTCTGAGAAGACTAAATATGAAATTCACGAGTACTACACAAGCAAGTACGACATTGCTGATGACGTATTGCCGTTCTTCCCGCACATTGTGTTGAAAGACCTTGTTGCCTTCTGTGTGTTCTTAGCATTGTTCACTTATGTGTTGTTCTTTGCCCCTGAAATGGGCGGTAAATTCCTAGAACACCCTAACTTTGAAATTGCCAACCCACTGAAGACGCCTGAGCATATTTTCCCTGTTTGGTACTTCACGCCATTCTACGCCATCCTTAAAGCGGTTCCAGATAAGCTATTTGGTGTTCTTGCTATGTTTGGTGCTATTGCAGCGCTATTTGCTCTGCCTTGGCTAGACCGTGGACGCGTTAAATCGTGGCGCTATCGTTGTGGCCTACACAAGGTAAACCTCATTGTCTTTGCGATTGTGTTTATCTTCCTAGGTTACTTAGGTGGTACACCGCAAGAAAACTGGAAAATCATTGCGTCACAAATTGCGACGGTAATGTACTTCGGTTTCTTCGTGGCACTGTTCTTGTACAGCAAAAACGAAAAAACTAAACCTGTGCCAGAGAGGATCCCTAAATGA
- the petA gene encoding ubiquinol-cytochrome c reductase iron-sulfur subunit yields the protein MSNVSVDATESAQNDNQPENNTRRRFLTVATSVVGGVGVVGAAVPFIASWNPSAKAKAAGADVEVDISGIEPGQLVRVMWRSKPVWIVRRTPAILEELGTHEDKLKDPNSEAEQQPTFAQNRFRSMKEEYLILVGICTHLGCSPQHLKDGAFEEVVEGVPDGFFCPCHGSKFDMAGRVFQNVPAPLNLVVPPYQFVDDTTIIIGSEAEVA from the coding sequence ATGAGCAATGTATCTGTAGATGCAACAGAGTCTGCACAGAATGATAACCAGCCAGAAAACAACACTCGACGTCGGTTCTTGACCGTTGCCACGTCGGTCGTTGGTGGTGTGGGTGTTGTCGGTGCTGCTGTGCCTTTTATTGCGTCCTGGAATCCAAGTGCCAAAGCGAAAGCTGCTGGTGCTGACGTTGAAGTTGATATCAGCGGGATTGAGCCTGGACAACTTGTACGTGTAATGTGGCGAAGCAAACCAGTATGGATTGTACGTCGTACGCCAGCGATTTTAGAAGAGCTTGGTACGCACGAAGATAAACTTAAAGATCCTAACTCTGAAGCCGAGCAGCAACCTACTTTTGCTCAAAATCGTTTCCGTTCGATGAAAGAAGAGTACCTAATTTTGGTGGGTATCTGTACGCACTTAGGGTGTTCTCCTCAGCATCTTAAAGATGGCGCATTCGAAGAAGTGGTTGAAGGTGTACCAGATGGCTTCTTCTGTCCGTGTCACGGTTCTAAGTTCGATATGGCTGGGCGCGTTTTTCAAAACGTACCTGCTCCATTAAACCTAGTTGTACCGCCTTATCAGTTCGTTGATGACACCACCATTATCATCGGCTCAGAAGCGGAGGTTGCATAA
- a CDS encoding spondin domain-containing protein, translating to MLRFNSNGFRFRQTVLATGLLAASGLAHSAELDVTVQNLTQGIYFTPILISAHSSDASLFELGETATTELQAMAEGGDISGLAASTEALSANNVSNPAEGLLAPAMSTTASLSTDEGNDVLSIVAMMLPTNDGFIGLDNWSIPEEAGTYTLYLNAYDAGTEANDEIRGSGAPGEAGLPVPPPLEDLVGNNGTGVAATISNANVHIHPGNIGDDDGMGGLSDVDNTVQRWLNPVAKVTVVISE from the coding sequence ATGTTACGTTTCAATTCAAATGGTTTCCGTTTTCGTCAAACCGTATTAGCAACCGGACTGTTAGCCGCTTCTGGTTTAGCACATAGTGCTGAGTTAGATGTCACGGTGCAAAACCTGACGCAAGGTATTTATTTTACGCCTATTTTAATTTCGGCTCACAGCAGTGATGCTAGTTTATTTGAATTAGGAGAAACCGCCACCACTGAGTTACAAGCTATGGCTGAGGGCGGAGATATCAGCGGGTTAGCGGCGTCCACTGAGGCGCTATCTGCCAACAATGTATCTAACCCGGCAGAAGGCCTATTAGCCCCCGCAATGAGCACCACTGCAAGTTTAAGCACCGATGAAGGTAACGATGTACTTAGCATTGTCGCAATGATGTTACCAACTAACGATGGTTTTATTGGCTTAGATAACTGGTCTATTCCCGAAGAAGCGGGCACTTACACTTTATACCTTAACGCCTATGACGCTGGCACAGAAGCCAATGATGAAATTCGCGGTAGCGGTGCACCGGGCGAGGCTGGTTTACCGGTTCCTCCGCCATTAGAAGATCTGGTGGGTAACAATGGTACCGGTGTGGCAGCAACAATATCTAACGCCAACGTCCATATTCACCCTGGCAATATTGGGGACGACGATGGGATGGGGGGGTTAAGTGATGTGGACAATACCGTGCAACGCTGGCTGAACCCGGTAGCGAAAGTGACTGTTGTTATTAGCGAGTAA